In one window of Paraburkholderia phymatum STM815 DNA:
- a CDS encoding O-acetyl-ADP-ribose deacetylase produces the protein MLTIGHCMLEARVVDITTLDVDAVVNAANTSLLGGGGVDGALHRAAGADLLRECQTLGGCVTGDAKITGGHRLKARHVIHAVGPVWHGGGRGEAELLASCYRRSLELARDAKAKSIAFPAISCGVYRFPADEAVRIAMQTVIDTLPRVSTVERVIFACFDEAMHARYKAEFGRRVQAPPSNPA, from the coding sequence ATGCTCACCATTGGCCATTGCATGCTCGAGGCGCGCGTCGTCGACATCACGACGCTCGATGTCGACGCGGTCGTCAACGCGGCGAACACGTCATTGCTGGGCGGCGGTGGCGTAGACGGCGCGCTTCATCGCGCGGCCGGCGCCGATCTGCTGCGCGAGTGCCAGACGCTGGGCGGCTGCGTGACGGGCGACGCGAAGATCACGGGCGGACATCGTCTGAAGGCGCGCCACGTGATTCATGCCGTCGGTCCCGTATGGCACGGCGGCGGGCGCGGCGAGGCGGAGCTGCTGGCATCGTGCTACCGACGCTCGCTTGAACTCGCGCGCGATGCCAAAGCAAAGAGCATTGCATTTCCGGCGATCAGTTGCGGCGTTTATCGCTTCCCGGCCGACGAAGCAGTACGCATCGCAATGCAAACCGTGATCGACACGCTGCCTCGCGTGTCTACCGTCGAGCGCGTGATCTTCGCGTGTTTCGACGAAGCAATGCATGCGCGCTACAAGGCGGAGTTCGGGCGGCGCGTTCAGGCGCCGCCCTCGAACCCCGCCTGA
- a CDS encoding ComF family protein, whose protein sequence is MPNRAFRWLGASRLGRSLQERVSGVARRSVSAWPALAHLALPNSCALCGNMSHQTLCCFCDEAWWNQARLRCTVCAVPLSGFRRASLMHYRCGDCLATPPAFDATVALADYRAPLDALAVGLKFRARLALANEFARRLAWSALDALDERDRPDVVAPVPLSARRLVERGYNQAWEIARPCAKALGVRSDATLVRRVVDTAPQSKLDLDARRQNVGRAFVVATRVRGLHVAIVDDVMTTGATLDALARTLKAAGARRVTNLVALRTPKN, encoded by the coding sequence ATGCCAAATCGGGCTTTTCGTTGGCTGGGCGCCAGCCGTCTCGGGCGATCGCTGCAAGAACGCGTTTCCGGGGTGGCGCGACGATCCGTGTCGGCTTGGCCGGCGCTCGCGCACCTCGCGTTGCCGAACTCGTGCGCATTGTGCGGCAATATGTCGCATCAAACGTTGTGCTGCTTTTGCGACGAAGCGTGGTGGAACCAGGCACGGCTGCGCTGCACGGTCTGTGCGGTGCCGTTGAGCGGCTTTCGGCGCGCCAGCCTGATGCATTACCGATGTGGCGACTGTCTGGCCACGCCGCCCGCTTTCGACGCGACCGTGGCGCTCGCCGACTATCGCGCGCCGCTCGATGCGCTGGCCGTCGGGCTCAAGTTCCGCGCTCGTCTCGCGCTTGCGAACGAGTTTGCGCGGCGGCTCGCGTGGTCCGCGCTCGACGCGCTCGACGAACGCGACCGCCCCGATGTCGTTGCGCCCGTGCCATTGTCGGCGCGCCGGCTCGTAGAGCGCGGCTACAACCAGGCCTGGGAGATCGCGCGGCCCTGCGCGAAAGCGCTCGGCGTTCGCAGCGACGCGACGCTCGTGCGGCGCGTGGTCGACACGGCGCCGCAATCGAAGCTCGATCTCGATGCGCGCCGACAAAATGTCGGCCGCGCATTTGTCGTGGCGACACGGGTGCGCGGATTGCACGTCGCTATCGTCGACGACGTGATGACCACGGGCGCGACACTGGATGCGCTGGCCCGCACGCTGAAGGCAGCCGGTGCGCGTCGCGTGACGAATCTCGTCGCGCTGCGCACGCCGAAAAACTAG
- a CDS encoding DUF2244 domain-containing protein yields the protein MNATDLLAESEPVLKDWLMKRNCSVSPRQFVFFYVSLAAFSLAIAFLLVLYGAWLVLPFTGIELLAVGVAFAIYARHAVDYERIRLFPNRLVIEQVSAEHLTQFEFNPRWVRVEPGATPRDRIRLVSRGESVTVGQHLAQYRRAQFADELRLWIRQCQAQKVAY from the coding sequence ATGAATGCAACCGATCTGCTGGCTGAGTCGGAACCCGTCCTCAAGGACTGGCTGATGAAGCGCAACTGTTCGGTTTCGCCGCGGCAATTCGTGTTCTTCTATGTCTCGCTCGCGGCATTCTCGCTCGCAATTGCATTCCTGCTGGTCCTGTACGGCGCGTGGCTGGTGTTGCCGTTCACGGGTATCGAGTTGCTCGCTGTCGGTGTCGCATTTGCAATCTATGCACGCCATGCTGTCGATTACGAGCGCATCCGGCTGTTTCCAAACCGGCTCGTGATCGAGCAGGTCAGCGCCGAGCATCTCACGCAGTTCGAATTCAATCCGCGCTGGGTGCGGGTCGAACCAGGAGCGACGCCGCGCGACCGGATCAGGCTGGTTTCGCGTGGCGAATCGGTCACGGTCGGGCAGCACCTTGCGCAATATCGGCGCGCGCAATTCGCCGACGAACTGCGGCTGTGGATCCGGCAGTGCCAGGCGCAAAAAGTTGCGTATTGA
- the gpmA gene encoding 2,3-diphosphoglycerate-dependent phosphoglycerate mutase produces the protein MYKLVLIRHGESTWNKENRFTGWVDVDLTEQGNLEAQQAGTLLKDSGYMFDIAYTSVLKRAIRTLWHVQDKMDLMYLPVVHSWRLNERHYGALSGLNKAETAARFGDEQVLVWRRSYDTPPPALEPTDSRTSYDDPRYAKVPREELPLTECLKDTVARVMPIWNESIAPAIKSGRKVLIAAHGNSIRALVKYLDNISDSDIVGLNIPNGVPLVYELDENLKPIKHYYLGDQEAIAKAQAAVAKQGKAG, from the coding sequence ATGTACAAACTCGTTCTCATCCGCCACGGCGAATCGACGTGGAACAAGGAAAACCGCTTTACCGGCTGGGTCGACGTCGATCTCACCGAACAGGGCAACCTCGAAGCGCAGCAGGCAGGCACGCTGCTCAAGGATTCGGGCTACATGTTCGACATCGCGTACACCTCGGTGCTTAAACGCGCGATCCGCACACTGTGGCACGTGCAGGACAAGATGGATCTGATGTATCTGCCCGTGGTGCACTCGTGGCGTCTCAACGAGCGCCACTACGGCGCGCTGTCTGGGCTGAACAAGGCCGAAACCGCCGCCAGGTTCGGCGACGAGCAGGTGCTGGTCTGGCGCCGCAGCTACGACACACCGCCGCCCGCGCTCGAGCCGACCGACTCCCGCACATCGTACGACGACCCGCGCTATGCGAAGGTGCCGCGCGAAGAACTGCCGTTGACGGAATGCCTGAAAGACACCGTCGCGCGCGTGATGCCAATCTGGAACGAATCGATCGCTCCCGCGATCAAGTCGGGCCGCAAGGTGCTGATCGCCGCGCACGGCAACTCGATCCGCGCGCTGGTCAAGTATCTGGACAACATTTCCGACAGCGACATCGTCGGCCTGAACATCCCGAATGGCGTGCCGCTCGTGTATGAACTGGACGAGAACCTGAAACCGATCAAGCACTACTATCTCGGTGATCAGGAAGCGATCGCGAAGGCGCAGGCTGCTGTCGCCAAGCAAGGCAAGGCAGGCTGA
- a CDS encoding methyltransferase domain-containing protein yields MSPTETGRPAYDSRRLRKIFDRRAATFDDVAFLPREIAQRMRERLDYIKVNPVQVLDAGCGAGDDLPSLRERFPEAPVFGTDLSGAMLARAVTHDAADTGWRRFLPASLGKALGSRGPRFAQADFSALPFASGAFELIWSNLALHWHSRPDLVFPEWQRVLKVNGLLMFSTLGPDTLKELRGTYAEIEAAHGVNTHKHVIDFVDMHDLGDMLVESGFEIPVMDQETLTITYKSPESLLADVRRWGAYPFRREALPGVASRRMHKALLAALEARRRGDGTIPLTFEVIYGHAWKAVPRVTPEGHGIVRIEDIGRGRQGNR; encoded by the coding sequence GTGTCTCCCACCGAAACTGGCCGTCCGGCCTATGATTCGCGCCGTCTTCGGAAGATTTTCGACCGCCGCGCCGCCACGTTCGACGACGTCGCATTCCTGCCACGCGAGATCGCACAGCGCATGCGCGAGCGGCTCGACTACATCAAGGTCAATCCGGTGCAGGTGCTGGATGCGGGATGCGGCGCGGGCGACGACCTTCCTTCATTGCGTGAGCGCTTTCCGGAAGCGCCCGTGTTCGGCACCGATCTGTCGGGCGCGATGCTGGCGCGCGCCGTCACGCACGATGCCGCCGATACCGGTTGGCGCCGGTTTCTGCCCGCATCGCTCGGCAAGGCGCTGGGCTCACGCGGTCCGAGGTTTGCTCAGGCTGACTTCTCGGCACTGCCGTTCGCATCGGGTGCATTCGAACTCATCTGGTCGAATCTCGCGTTGCACTGGCACTCGCGGCCGGATCTTGTGTTCCCCGAATGGCAGCGGGTACTGAAGGTCAACGGCCTGCTGATGTTCAGCACGCTTGGGCCCGACACGCTGAAGGAACTGCGCGGCACGTATGCAGAGATCGAAGCGGCCCACGGCGTCAATACGCACAAACATGTAATCGACTTCGTAGACATGCACGATCTGGGCGATATGCTTGTCGAAAGTGGCTTTGAGATTCCCGTGATGGACCAGGAGACGTTGACCATTACGTACAAGTCACCGGAGTCGCTGCTCGCCGACGTGCGCCGTTGGGGTGCCTATCCGTTCCGGCGTGAGGCGCTGCCGGGTGTGGCATCGAGACGCATGCACAAGGCGCTGCTGGCCGCGCTCGAGGCACGCCGGCGCGGGGACGGCACGATTCCGCTCACCTTCGAGGTGATCTATGGGCACGCGTGGAAAGCGGTGCCGCGCGTAACGCCGGAGGGACATGGAATCGTGCGGATAGAGGACATAGGGCGAGGGCGGCAGGGCAATCGCTGA
- a CDS encoding rhodanese-like domain-containing protein, giving the protein MKFFTDYTNLVLIAIALISGALLLWPSISRRGRGGLSAAAATQLINRRNAVVIDLRPAAEYAAGHLPSARQVEFGELQAKVGQLVKNKSNPVLLVCQNGQQSNKAARIVRDAGYAEVHVLEGGVNAWQQAGMPVVKQGVAK; this is encoded by the coding sequence GTGAAGTTTTTCACCGATTACACCAACCTTGTACTGATCGCGATCGCCCTCATTTCGGGGGCGTTGCTCCTGTGGCCGTCCATTTCCCGGCGCGGACGCGGCGGCCTGTCCGCAGCTGCCGCCACGCAGCTGATCAACCGGCGTAACGCTGTCGTCATCGACCTGCGTCCGGCGGCGGAATACGCCGCCGGTCACCTGCCTTCTGCCCGTCAGGTCGAGTTTGGCGAGTTGCAAGCGAAAGTCGGGCAACTCGTGAAGAATAAGAGCAACCCGGTGCTGCTCGTTTGCCAGAACGGCCAGCAGTCGAACAAGGCGGCACGTATTGTGCGCGACGCAGGCTATGCGGAAGTGCACGTGCTGGAAGGCGGTGTCAACGCCTGGCAGCAGGCGGGCATGCCCGTCGTCAAACAAGGAGTTGCGAAGTGA
- the secB gene encoding protein-export chaperone SecB, protein MSDENNQPFFNIQRIYLKDMSLEQPNSPAIFLEQEMPSVEVEVDVKAERLADTVFEILVTGTVTAKVSDKVAFLIEAKQAGIFDIRNIPAEQIDPLVGIACPTILFPYLRSNIADAITRAGFPPIHLAEINFQALYEQRLAQIATQETGAGSAAHH, encoded by the coding sequence ATGTCCGACGAGAACAACCAGCCGTTCTTCAACATCCAGCGCATCTACCTGAAGGACATGTCGCTCGAGCAGCCGAATTCGCCCGCTATTTTCCTCGAGCAGGAAATGCCGTCGGTCGAAGTGGAAGTGGACGTGAAGGCCGAGCGCCTCGCGGACACGGTGTTCGAAATCCTCGTCACGGGCACCGTGACGGCCAAGGTCAGCGACAAGGTGGCGTTCCTGATCGAAGCCAAGCAGGCCGGCATTTTCGACATCCGCAACATCCCGGCTGAGCAGATCGATCCCCTCGTCGGCATTGCATGCCCGACCATTCTGTTCCCGTACCTGCGCTCGAACATCGCTGATGCGATCACGCGAGCAGGCTTCCCGCCCATCCACCTCGCGGAGATCAACTTCCAGGCGCTGTACGAGCAACGTCTCGCGCAGATCGCGACGCAGGAAACGGGCGCGGGCAGCGCAGCCCACCACTGA
- a CDS encoding NAD(P)H-dependent glycerol-3-phosphate dehydrogenase → MKVAVLGAGAWGTALAGHLAARHDTVLWARDATLISELSTSHENARYLAGVALPSTLRFQANLELALNHALDDAALCVVATPVAGLRAMLRTMRDMRKVPSHIVWLCKGFEADSQLMPHQVVAQELSGHTSNGPLSGPSFAREVGQGLPVALTVASASAACRERTVAAFHHGAMRIYSGDDVVGVEVGGAVKNVLAIATGIADGLGLGLNARAALITRGLAEMSRLGAALGGRAETFTGLTGLGDLILTATGDLSRNRTVGMQLASGRSLDDILNALGHVAEGVRCARSVLSLAQSHAIDMPITQAVCDVLFNGVAPRDAVSALLRRDAKPE, encoded by the coding sequence ATGAAGGTCGCCGTTCTCGGCGCCGGTGCATGGGGCACCGCGCTCGCTGGCCATCTGGCCGCGCGGCACGACACGGTGCTCTGGGCGCGCGATGCCACGCTCATCAGCGAACTTTCCACATCGCACGAAAACGCCCGCTATCTGGCGGGCGTTGCGTTGCCCTCCACGCTTCGCTTCCAGGCGAATCTCGAACTCGCACTGAATCACGCGCTCGACGACGCGGCGCTGTGCGTCGTGGCGACGCCCGTCGCGGGTTTGCGCGCGATGCTGCGCACGATGCGCGACATGCGCAAGGTGCCATCGCACATCGTGTGGCTGTGCAAGGGTTTCGAGGCGGACTCGCAGCTGATGCCGCATCAGGTCGTCGCACAGGAGTTGAGCGGCCACACCAGCAACGGGCCGCTGTCGGGGCCGAGCTTTGCGCGCGAGGTGGGGCAGGGGCTGCCCGTCGCGCTGACGGTGGCGAGCGCGTCCGCAGCGTGCCGCGAACGCACGGTCGCGGCCTTCCATCATGGCGCGATGCGCATCTATAGCGGCGATGATGTCGTCGGTGTGGAAGTGGGCGGCGCGGTGAAGAATGTGCTGGCGATCGCCACGGGCATCGCCGACGGTCTCGGCCTTGGCCTGAATGCACGTGCGGCGTTGATCACCCGTGGGCTTGCCGAGATGTCGCGTCTCGGCGCGGCGCTCGGCGGACGGGCGGAAACGTTCACGGGGCTCACGGGTCTCGGCGATCTGATCCTGACCGCCACGGGTGATCTGTCGCGCAACCGCACGGTCGGCATGCAACTCGCAAGCGGCCGTTCACTCGACGACATTCTCAATGCGCTCGGGCATGTCGCCGAGGGCGTGCGCTGCGCGCGCAGCGTGCTGTCACTCGCGCAATCGCATGCCATCGACATGCCGATCACGCAAGCCGTTTGCGACGTGCTGTTCAATGGCGTCGCGCCGCGCGATGCCGTGAGCGCGCTGCTGCGCCGTGATGCGAAGCCCGAATAG
- the coxB gene encoding cytochrome c oxidase subunit II, whose protein sequence is MEILGKEAMKTIKRALTGVLACSGLLFAGAALAVGDSPGGPRVNEINLQPPVTRIAEELYSLHTFMLILCTVIFIGVFGVMFYSIFAHRKSKGYKAANFHESTTVEIIWTVVPFIIVVLMALPATKTVVAMKDTTNADLTVKVTGYQWKWAYDYVKGPGEGINFFSTLTTPRAEVDGRQPITDTYLQEVDNPLVVPVNKKIRIITTANDVVHSWYVPAFGVKQDAIPGFVRDTWFRAEKVGTYRGFCTELCGKEHAFMPVVVNVLSDEDYAKWVDDQKKKMAAGQDDPNKNYTLAELMERGGKVYSANCAVCHQPTGKGAGAFPALDGSKVANGPLAEHVSIVLKGKNAMPSWAPTLNDVEIASVITFERNSWGNHTGDILQPKQVADARNGRLPSGGDHLAGAAAAAASDAAAASGAEGASGAPAASGEAGASATAPASGASDGAAASAPQASLPASVYFETNKSSLPTDAKAAIEAAAAYAKAHPDAKFALSGFTDATGSADKNAKLAKARAEAVRDALKAAGIAEDHIILKKPETITGGADAKEARRVEISPAA, encoded by the coding sequence ATGGAAATTTTGGGTAAGGAAGCTATGAAAACAATCAAGCGAGCCCTCACGGGTGTGCTGGCGTGTAGCGGACTGCTGTTCGCCGGTGCCGCCCTTGCAGTCGGCGACAGTCCAGGCGGCCCCCGCGTCAACGAGATCAATCTCCAGCCGCCGGTGACGAGGATTGCCGAAGAGCTCTACAGCCTCCATACGTTCATGCTGATTCTCTGCACGGTGATTTTCATCGGCGTGTTCGGCGTGATGTTCTATTCGATCTTCGCGCACCGCAAGTCGAAGGGCTACAAGGCGGCAAATTTCCACGAAAGCACCACCGTCGAAATCATCTGGACGGTCGTCCCGTTCATCATCGTCGTGCTGATGGCGCTGCCCGCCACGAAGACGGTCGTCGCGATGAAAGACACCACCAACGCCGACCTGACGGTCAAGGTCACCGGCTATCAGTGGAAGTGGGCCTATGACTACGTTAAGGGTCCGGGCGAAGGCATCAACTTCTTTTCGACGCTGACCACGCCGCGCGCCGAAGTCGACGGCCGTCAGCCGATCACCGACACGTACCTGCAGGAAGTCGACAACCCGCTCGTCGTGCCCGTGAACAAGAAGATCCGCATCATCACCACCGCCAACGACGTCGTGCACTCGTGGTACGTGCCCGCGTTCGGCGTGAAGCAGGACGCTATTCCCGGCTTCGTGCGCGACACGTGGTTCAGGGCGGAGAAGGTAGGCACCTATCGCGGCTTCTGTACCGAGCTGTGCGGCAAGGAACACGCGTTCATGCCCGTCGTCGTCAACGTGTTGTCGGATGAGGATTACGCGAAGTGGGTCGACGACCAGAAGAAGAAAATGGCCGCCGGTCAGGACGACCCGAACAAGAACTACACGCTGGCCGAACTGATGGAGCGCGGCGGCAAGGTGTATTCGGCGAACTGCGCCGTCTGCCACCAGCCGACGGGCAAGGGCGCAGGCGCGTTCCCGGCGCTCGACGGCAGCAAGGTCGCGAACGGCCCCCTCGCCGAGCACGTGAGCATCGTGCTGAAGGGCAAGAATGCGATGCCGTCGTGGGCGCCGACGCTGAACGACGTCGAGATCGCTTCCGTCATCACGTTCGAACGCAATTCGTGGGGCAACCACACGGGCGACATCCTGCAGCCGAAGCAGGTCGCCGACGCGCGCAACGGTCGTCTGCCGTCGGGCGGCGATCACCTCGCAGGCGCAGCAGCGGCCGCAGCATCGGACGCCGCAGCGGCGAGCGGAGCGGAAGGCGCGAGCGGCGCGCCCGCGGCAAGCGGGGAGGCGGGCGCATCGGCTACCGCGCCAGCTTCGGGTGCATCGGACGGCGCAGCCGCTTCGGCGCCGCAGGCATCGCTGCCCGCCAGCGTCTACTTCGAGACCAACAAGAGCTCTCTGCCCACCGACGCGAAAGCGGCCATCGAAGCCGCCGCCGCATACGCAAAGGCGCATCCGGACGCGAAGTTTGCGCTCTCGGGTTTCACCGACGCAACCGGTTCGGCGGATAAGAATGCAAAGCTCGCCAAGGCGCGTGCCGAAGCCGTCCGCGATGCGCTCAAGGCGGCAGGCATCGCCGAAGACCATATTATTTTGAAGAAGCCGGAGACGATCACGGGCGGTGCGGACGCGAAGGAAGCACGCCGTGTAGAGATCAGCCCAGCGGCCTGA
- the trmL gene encoding tRNA (uridine(34)/cytosine(34)/5-carboxymethylaminomethyluridine(34)-2'-O)-methyltransferase TrmL — MFNVVLVEPEIPPNTGNVIRLCANTGARLHLIEPLGFPLDDSKMRRAGLDYHEYAQMHVHRNWDALIEMEAPNLARMFAFTTRGSRPFHSHAFLPGDWFVFGAETRGLPDAVVERFPNEQRVRLPMRPGNRSLNLSNTVAVVVFEAWRQAGFEGGA; from the coding sequence ATGTTCAACGTCGTTCTCGTCGAACCCGAAATTCCGCCGAACACCGGCAACGTGATCCGTCTGTGTGCGAATACGGGTGCGCGGCTGCATCTGATCGAGCCGCTCGGCTTCCCGCTCGACGACAGCAAGATGCGCCGTGCGGGCCTCGACTATCACGAGTACGCGCAGATGCACGTGCATCGCAACTGGGACGCGCTGATCGAAATGGAAGCGCCCAACCTCGCGCGCATGTTCGCGTTCACGACGCGCGGCTCCCGTCCGTTCCATTCGCATGCGTTCCTGCCCGGCGACTGGTTCGTGTTCGGCGCGGAAACACGTGGCCTGCCCGACGCCGTAGTGGAGCGGTTTCCGAACGAGCAGCGCGTGCGGCTGCCGATGCGCCCCGGTAACCGCAGCCTGAACCTGTCAAACACAGTCGCCGTGGTCGTCTTCGAGGCGTGGCGTCAGGCGGGGTTCGAGGGCGGCGCCTGA
- the grxC gene encoding glutaredoxin 3 translates to MNRVIMYSTQVCPYCQMAERLLKSRGVEHIEKVLIDKDPARRQEMMTRTGRRTVPQVYIGETHVGGYDDLSALDRAGGLTPLLEAVA, encoded by the coding sequence GTGAACAGAGTGATCATGTACAGCACGCAGGTGTGCCCATATTGCCAGATGGCTGAACGTCTACTAAAGTCGCGCGGCGTCGAGCACATCGAAAAGGTGCTGATCGACAAGGATCCGGCGCGCCGCCAGGAAATGATGACGCGCACGGGCCGTCGCACGGTGCCGCAGGTGTACATCGGCGAGACGCACGTCGGCGGCTACGACGATCTGTCCGCGCTCGACCGCGCGGGCGGTCTGACGCCGTTGCTCGAAGCCGTCGCCTGA